DNA from Thermoplasmata archaeon:
ATCTGACGGTGGATCTCGCGACGGGGCCAAGCGGAGAGACGGCGATTCATTCGATGGGAACGGGCTCCCGCGCCGTGGAGCATGAGGTCCTCGAGGACGATCGCCGCCTTCGCCTTCGCCGCGAGTCGGACGATGCCCTTCGAGGTCCGATGGAGTCTCTGGCGGACGCGATGCCGCTCTCGCCGACCCTCGCGGTCCAACAGTCGCCGGGCAACCCGACGGTCGTTCGACTTCTTCCTCGCGAGCCGACGCCGACGCTGGAAGTGAATCTCTTGGATCCGTCGCACGCCGTCGAACGGCACGCGGACGAGCGTCGCGGAATCACTCGATGCGACGACGCCGTCGAGGGAATCCTCGTTCGTGTCGAGCGCGATCGCCGCCTCGGGCTCGTACGGTTTCGGGACGTCCTTCCGCACGACGACGATGATTTTGCCGGGGACCACCGTGAGGGATCCGAGGCCCCACGATGGGTCACTCAGGATCGAGCGGTGCCACTCGCAGAGGGGCAAGTGTAGCTGGACACCTTCCGTCCCTCGGATCGGGATGCGAAGCCGTCCCGTCTCCCGGTCCAGCCAGTACGACTGGTTCTCCGCCTTCAACATGAGGCGCCGCATGAACGGGGTCGTCGTCCGCTTCCCTTTCCTCATCCGGCGACGGTAGACCTTGAGGACCGACAAGGCGACCCCGAACGCGGATGGGATGTACTTCTTGTGAACGACATGCCGGGCGCTGAGGTCCCCGTACGCCGCGCGAGTGAGCCGCGCGCGGGATCGATGATCCCCTTGCAGCGAGATCCGGATCGACTCGTTGACGATGAGGCGGAACTCGGCCAAGAGCCAGTCGAGACGGGGGTCGCTCCACATGACGGGGAAGACGAGGGCCCGGTGGGCGAGCACGGTCTTCTCTGGGACGACGGAGGCGTCAGGTTAACGGGGGGAGATGGCCGAAAGTGAAAATCCTATCGAGGGGATGTCGGGAGTGGGCCGAGGCTGCATGTGCGACTGGTCCGCACAACCCGGGACGGTCAACATCCCGCGGAAGTTACACAACCGAGGCCGCGGAACCCTTATCCGCGGACCGCGACTTTCGTGGACGTGGCGCAACGCGCGAAGGCCAGGCGGCCCCGCAAGGCGCCGCAGACGAAGCGCGCCTCCGCCGAGACGAGCGCCGCGCCCGGCCGGACGTACAGCGGCCTCCCGATGCCCGTGGTCGTCGCCCCGCGCGAGCCTACCTCCGACGAATTCCGCTCGCGGATTGGATTCCCGGGACAGCCGCCGTTCACGCGCGGCATCCGGCCGACGATGTACCGGGGCCGTCTGTGGACGATGCGACAGTACGCGGGCTTCGGGACGGCGAAGGAGACGAACCGCCGGTTTCGGTATCTCTTGTCGCAGGGAAACGAGGGGCTGAGCGTCGCCTTCGACTTGCCGACGCAGATGGGCTACGACAGCGACGCGCCGATGGCCCGAGGGGAGGTGGGTCGGACGGGCGTCGCAATCCCGACGATCGCGGACATGCGGACGCTCCTCGACGGCCTCCCGCTCGACCGCGTCAGCACGAGCATGACGATCAACGCGACGGCGGCGATCCTCCTCGCCATGTACATCGCGGTCGCGGAGGAACGGGGCGTCCCTCGCGCCGAGCTGCGCGGCACGGTCCAGAACGACATCCTCAAGGAGTACATCGCCCGGTCGACGTACATCTACCCCCCGGACGCCTCGATGCGTCTCGCGGTCGACGTCATCGAGTTCTGCGCGCGCGAGGTCCCCCGGTGGAACGCGATCAGCGTGAGTGGCTACCACATCCGCGAGGCCGGGGCGACGGCGGCGCAGGAGATCGGGTTCACCCTCTCGAACGCGATCGCCTACCTGGAGGCGGCCGTCGAGCGGGGCCTTGACGTCGACGCGATCGCGCCTCAGATCTCCTTCTTCTTCAACGCGCACATGGACCTCCTCGAGGAGGTCGCGAAGTTCCGCGCCGCACGCCGGCTGTGGGGTTCGATCATGGCGGAGCGGTTCCATGCGAGCAAGCCCGAATCGATGGCGTTGCGGTTCCACGCGCAGACCGCGGGTGTCGCGCTCACGGCCCAGCAGCCGGAGAACAACGCGGTCCGCGTGGCGGTGCAGGCGCTCGCCGCGGTCCTCGGCGGCGCGCAGTCCCTGCACACGAACAGCATGGACGAGGCGCTCTCCTTGCCGTCGGAGAAGGCCGTTCGGCTCGCCCTGCGGACGCAGCAGATCCTCGCGCACGAGAGCGGGGTGGCGAACACGGTCGATCCGGCGGCAGGCTCGTTCGTCATCGAGTCCCTGACCGATCGACTGGAGGCGGCCGCGTCGGACCTGATCCGGGACGTGGACCGCCGGGGCGGGGTGCGCAAGGCGATCGAATCGGGATGGGTCCAGCGCCAGATCGCCGACTCGGCGTATCGGTTCCAGACGGAACTGGAACGAGGCGAGCGGACGGTCGTCGGCGTGAACGCCTACTCGGAGGGGAGCGGACGCGTGCCGTTGCATCGGCCGGGCGCGAAACTGGAGGCCGAGCAGGTCCGGCGACTGAAAGCGTTCCGCGAGGCGCGCGATGCGAAGGCGGTCGGCCGGGCGCTCCGCGAGCTCGAGCGAGTCGCCCGGTCCAAGGCGAATCTCGTGCCGGCGATCCTCTCGGCCGTGCAGTCGGGCGCGACGCTGGGCGAAATCAGCGACGGGCTTCGATCGTCCTTCGGCACGTACCGGGAGAGGCAGGAGGTATGATCGGCCGGGCGCACCACGTGGGGATCGCCGTGAAGCGGCTGGACGACGGCCTCGCGCTGTACCGGACGCTGGGCTTGGAGCCCGAATCGGTCGAGGACGTGCCGACGGACGGCGTCCGAGCGGCATTCTTGCCCGCGGGCGCGGTGCGAATCGAGCTCCTCGAGTCGCTCCGGTCGGATGGACCGATCGCCCGCTTCATCGAGCGACGGGGCGAGGGACTCCACCACCTCGCCTTCGCGACGGACGACATCCGCGGTGCGATGAACCGGCTCCGAGCGGCCGGCCTCGAGCTCGTCGACACGGAGCCGCGTCGCGGCGCCCAGGGCCGGCTCGTCGCGTTCGTGCACCCCCGCTCCGCGCGTGGCGTCCTCCTCGAACTGGTTGAAGAGGCCGGCTGATCCGAAGAGGTCCCGCAACTCGGCGGGTTGAGACTGAAGACCGCGGCGAGGCCCGGGCTCCGCTCCCCGCGCAGATTTCCCCCTACCCGCGAACGTTGAAATAGCGGCCCGAGGGTGGGCCGCTCCGTGAAGGTCGGCGAGTTTCACGACTCGAATCGAAAAATCGTCGGTCGCACCGTGCTCCACCACGACGTCCTCGAATCGACGAACGAGACCGCGAAGGAACTCCTCGAGGCCGACGTCGAGGAAGGCCTCGTCGTCTGGGCCGACCGGCAGGTCGCCGGCCGGGGCCGGCAAGGCCGGGCGTGGGCCTCCCCTCCGGGCGGCCTCTACGTGTCGATGATCCTCCGGCCGAAGGAGGCGCACGCGTGGATCCTCGGGTTGCTGATCGGCATGCCCGTCGTGAAAGCCCTCCGACACTTCGGGGTGTTCGCGGGCCTGAAGTACCCTAACGACGCCGTGTACCAAGGTCGCAAGATCGCCGGGATCCTCTCCGAGGGCGTGTACCGGCGGGACGTGTACCACGTCGTCGCAGGCGTGGGCGTGAACACGAATGTCGATCTCGAACGACTCCCGCCGGACGTGCAGCCGAAGGCGACGACGTTGAAGCGGGAGGTGAATCTGTTCGTCTCGAACGACGAGTTCCTGGACTATTTCCTGAACCAGGTCGACGACCTGTACTCGCGGTACCGCAACACGCGAGTCGAGTTCCTCCTGAAGGATTACCGGGGACAGTGCACGACGATCGGAAAGCGTGTCGCCGCCACCACCTCGAAGGCAACGCTGACCGGACGGGCATACGACATCGCGCCGAACGGAGCCCTCGTCATCATGGACGACGACGGTGGAAAACACGAGTTCGTCGAAGGATCCCTCGAGGTCCTCAAGTGATCGTTGTCGCTCGTTGCGGATGCCACGCGTTCTACGCTCCCGACCCATGCCTCCGCGGGAGACCGCGAAGGATTAAAGACGCGCCTCCGCGTTCGGCGCTCGGATGACGGTCGACGAGCGCGTCGAGGAGCTGCGCCGACGGAGAGCCCTCTCGAAGGTAGGCGGCGGCAAGGAGCGGGTCGACGCGCAGCGTGCGAAGGGGAAACTGACGGCCCGGGAGCGGCTGGACCTCCTGTTGGATCCCGACTCGTTCGTCGAGACCGATCCGTTCGTCGAGCACCGGGCGACCGACTTCGGGATGGACAAGAAACGGATCCCGGGCGACGGCGTCGTGACGGGCCACGGCACGATCGACGGTCGGACGGTGTTCGTGTTCTCGCAGGACTTCACGGTCTTCGGCGGGAGCCTCGGCGAGATGCACGCGAACAAGATCGTCAAGGTCATGGACCTCGCAATGAAAGTCGGGGCGCCAGTCATCGGCTTGAACGACAGCGGGGGCGCGCGAATCCAGGAGGGCGTGATTAGCCTCGGCGGCTACGCGGAGATTTTCTTCCGCAACGTCCTCGCATCGGGCGTCGTCCCGCAGATCAGCGCGATCCTGGGACCGTGCGCGGGCGGGGCCGTGTACAGCCCGGCGATGACGGACTTCGTCGTCATGACAATGGACACTTCGAACATGTTCATCACGGGCCCGGAAGTGATCAAGGCCGTGACCGGGGAGGAGGTCACCTTCGAGGAACTCGGGGGTGCGATGACCCATGCCGAGAAGAGCGGCGTCGCGCACTTCGCCGAGGCCGACGAGAAGGCGGCTCTCCGAGTCGTCCGTAAGCTCCTCAGTTACATCCCGTCGAACAACGTCGACGAACCCCCGTTGCTCCGGACGGACGACGACGCGAACCGGATGGACCCGGACCTCGCCGCTGTGGTGCCTCGCGAGCCGGACAAGCCGTACGACATGCGCGACGTCATCACTCGGGTCGTCGACCGCGGGTCCTGGTTCGAGGTGCACTCGCACTGGGCCCAAAACATCGTCGTGGGCTTCGCGCGGCTCGACGGCTTCCCGGTCGGCGTCGTCGGGAACCAACCGAAAGTCCTCGCGGGTACACTCGACATCAACTCGTCGATCAAGAGCGCCCGGTTCGTGCGGTTCTGCGACGCCTTCAACATCCCACTCCTGACGTTCGTCGACGTCCCAGGGTTCCTGCCCGGCATCGAGCAGGAGTACGGCGGGATCATCCGCAACGGCGCGAAACTCCTGTTCGCGTACAGCGAGGCCACCGTTCCAAAGGTGACCGTCATCACGCGGAAGGCGTATGGCGGCGCGTACGACGTGATGTGCTCGAAGCACATCCGGGGCGATTTCAATTTCGCGTGGCCATCGGCGGAGCTCGCGGTCATGGGACCCGAGGGGGCGGTCCAAATCGTCTTCAAGAAAGAAATCGAAGAGGCCAAAGAACCGAAGGAGCGCGAGGCGGCGCTCGTCCGGGAATACCGGGACCGGTTCGCGAACCCGTACGTCGCGGCCCGGATGGGTTACCTCGACGACGTCATCGAGCCGCCGGAGACGAGGCCGCGGGTCATCGGCGCCTTCGCCGTCCTCCGGACGAAGCGCGAGGCCCGTCCGCCGAAGAAGCACGGGAACATTCCGCTGTGATGCGGGGGGACATGTTCCGGAGGCTCCTGATCGCGAACCGCGGCGAGATCGCGATCCGAATCGCTCGGACGGCTCGGGCGATGGGCATCGCCTGCATCGGCGTGTACTCCGAGGCGGACCGGGCGGCCGTCCACCGCCGCTCGATGGACGAGAGCCGAGAGATCGGCGGGCCCCTGCCGATCCAGAGCTACCTGAACATCGACGCCATCCTGCGCGTCGCGAAGGAGACGGGAGCGGAGGCGATCCATCCGGGATACGGGTTCTTGTCCGAGAGCCCGACGTTCGTCGAGCGGTGCGCGGAGGCGGGTATCGTCTTCGTAGGCCCGCCGCCGGAGGCGATGGCGCTGACGGGCGACAAGATTGCGGCGCGCCGGGCGATGGGCGAAGCCGGCGTGCCCGTCACGGAAGGCGTCGACCGGGTTGTGCAGTCCCCCGAGGAAGCCCGGTCGATCGCGTCGGAACTGGGATACCCGGTGCTGTTCAAGGCGACCGCGGGCGGCGGCGGCATCGGCATGGCCCGGGTCGATCGGTCGGCGGATCTTGCGGCGGCGTGGGAATCCGCCCGATCCGTCGCCCGCGCGAATTTCGGGAATCCGGACGTCTTCCTGGAAAAGTACCTCCTCAAGGCGCGGCACGTCGAAGTCCAAGTCCTGCTGGGGCCGCAAGGCGTCGGGATCGGATTCGTCGAGCGGGAGTGCAGCGTCCAGCGGAGGCACCAGAAACTCGTCGAGGAGACTCCGTCCCCGGCCGTCACCCCGAAACTCCGCGCCCGCCTCGTCGAGGTCGCCGTGCGCGGGTTGCGCGCTCTCGGGTACCGCAACGCGGGGACGGTCGAGTTCCTCCTCCATGAAGGCCGCTTCACGTTCAACGAGGTGAACGCACGCCTCCAGGTCGAACACCCGATCACGGAGATGGTCACGGGCGTGGACCTCGTACGGCAGCAGCTGCGGATCGCCGCGGGCGAGGGCCTCGAACTCTCCGCGAACGAGATTCGCCGCCGAGGCCATGCGATCGAGTGCCGGGTGAACGCGGAGGATCCCCTCCGGAACTTCCTTCCCTCTCCGGGGCGGATCGTCGCGTACCACGAGCCCTCCGGACCGGGCGTGCGGGTCGACAGCGGCGTGGGGGCCGGTTCCACCGTGCCGCCCTTCTACGATCCGTTGCTCGCGAAGGTGATCGTCCACGGCCGGACGCGGGATCTCGCGGTGCGACGGATGCGCGATAGCGCGGATGCGTTCGAGATCCACGGGGTCCACACGAACCTGCCGTTCCATCGAGCGCTCCTCCGCGAGGGCCGTTTCGTTCGGGGCGATCTCTGGACGACGATGGTCGCCGACTTGCGAATCGCGGAACGGATCCGCGGCCGGGGACCGTGGGAGGAACGGATCGCGGCGATCGCCGCCGCCCTCGCCGCAGACGGCCGACTGGCCGCTGGGCCGATGTACTCGGTGGAGCGCCTCCGACCGTCCGGCTGGGCGCTCGCCGGCCGTCGACAACAGCTCGCGGGAGGTGGCCATGCGGTTCCGGCTCGTCGTCGATGGTGAGGCGCGCGACATCGAACTCACTCGGGATTCCAAGGGGGTCGCGGTCCGCGTCGATGGAGCTGAATACCGTGCCCGAACCAAAGCGACGACGGACGGGATCTCCGTCCGCATCGGGTCCGAAACGCATCGGATCCGGTTCCAGGGCAGCGACGTGATCGTCGACGATTGCCGCCACGCGATATCCGTCCCGGAGGTGACAGAAGACCGACCCGAGGGAACGCCCGCGGCGACAATCCGCGGGGCCGCCGTCGACGTGCGCTCGTCGATGCCGGGCCGCGTCGTCCGGGTGATGGTCGCTCCCGGTGACCGCGTGAAGCGAGGGCAGACCCTCCTCGTCCTGGAGGCGATGAAGATGCAGAACGAGATCCCCGCGCCACGGGACGGCGTGGTGCGGCGTCTCAATGTAACCGAAGGCGAGACGATCGCCGCAGATCGGGTCGTCGCCGTTCTCGAGCCCCTCTGAACCAGGAGCGGTCCGTAGCGGTGCGTCGGCACCGTGGCGAGGAGGTCCTCCGCTCGTGTTTGGTGTTCGTGACGTCCTCCAACGGGCCATGCGAGTCGAGAATTCGGCGGCTCGCTCTCCACGTCATCGCTCGGGTTCCAGATGGGCGACGATCATCGCGGGAGCCGCGCCGATCGCGGTCGCGGTTTCAAAGGCAATTCCACGAGACGTGAGGTCGAAGTGATAGAGGCCGAGCGGGTACACGTCCCGGTCGTCAAGGCCTCGAGGACCCAGGCCGAACACGAGCAGGAGGGACGTTCCCACGCGCAGGAGGTCCGCGAGGCGCCGGGCGCTCGCCGCCTTCTTCGCATCCGGGCGGTTCGTCGTGACGACGGGTTCGCCGAGTTGCGGCGGGAAGCCCCGCTTGGGGAAATCGAACGTTGCAAAACGGCCGGCGTCCGCGAGCTCCCGGAGATACTTGCCCGCTTCTCCGATGCTCGTCGTCCCGGAGACCCAGAGGGCAACCTCTTGCGGCGTCCGCAATCCGCGCTCGTACGGGAACCCGAAGGTCGCCAGGTTGCCGTCGAACGCGAGGGCAACGGGTGCTGCGCGGGCGATCGCGCGGCGGTGCGCCTCTGCGAACCTCACCGGGTCGTACGAGTTATAGAGGCCGATCGTTATGCGTCCGCGGGCCATCCGAGCCGCCGATACACTCCGGATTATTTGCAGGTGCGCCATGCGGAGGGCCCGCCCGCGTGTAGGGGCGCAGGCCGAGACGCCGAATCTTGAACTACCCTCTCGCGGATGTCCTCGGATCGTGCGGATGCTCTACTACACCGTGGACGGCGGCCGCGTGGCGGGGCTCCCCGGTCCGGCCTACATGGAGTGGGACTTCGCCCGGTTGCGGAAGATGGGCTACTCGGTCGTGGTGAGCCTGGAGTGCGATCGCCTGAACACGTTCGAGATCGAGGACTCCGGGTTTGAGCACAAGAAGATTTGCATCGAAGATTTCTCGGCACCTTCGCTCGACCAGATCGACGAGTTCGTCGCGTTCCTCGAGTCGAAACTCGACGAGGGCAAGAAGGTCCTCGTGCACTGCTACGCCGGCCGAGGCCGGACCGGGACGATGCTCGCCGCCTACCTGATCCACCGCGGCATGTCGTCCGATGCGGCGCTCCGCGAGATTCGCGAGCGAGCCGGCGAAGCCTACGGCACGATTCGGGGCGTCATTGAGCCGCAGCAGGAGGAAATCTTGTACCAGTACGAGCGACGCGCCCGAAGCGCGTGAGCGCGCCTCTCACTTCAGCTCGGCGAGTTCCTCGCCTTCCCATGTGTACTTCTTCTGTTTCCGCTTCTTGTGGACGCCCTTCTGAAGGAGGTATCCCACGAGCAAGGGCAACCCGATCGTCGCATCGACGAGGCTCTGCGCCATCTTCGCGTCCTTGTGGAACTTGCCCCACGACTGGCTCTCCTCGAAGGTGCAGCCGCTCAGGCCGCCCCACTGTGGCACGTCCGTCGTGATCTGCGCGGCGTACATGTGCGGGTTCTCCGGATACCCCATGACTTCCTGGATCACCTCGACCTGTGAGATGTAGTTCTTGGGAGTGCCGCCTCCGACGTAAAACACGCCGGTCCGCGGCGATTTCAGTTTGACCTGGGCGATCTCGTAGTTGTCCTTGATCGAGTCGATCGCGATTGGATTTCGGCCTGCCTTCACGCGGTCATGATGGTGTTTCGCGAGCGCGATCCCGACGGATGAGTCGTTGAGCGCGGGCACGAAATACGGGATCCCTTTCCGGTAGCACGCGCCGACCAGGCTGTTCGAATCCTTCTCGGCGATCTTCCCCATCATCGCGAGGAACTCGCGGCTGCTGTACGACCTCGGTTCGAGCGAATCGGCGAGGGACGCGATCTCCTCGTCGCACTCCCGGAAGAGCGACTCGTCCGCGAGGGTGTCGTACACGCGGTCCAGGAAGTGCTCCCGGAGCACGATGTCGTCCGCGTCGGGCGAGGACCGGTAGTGCCGGTATCCGTGCGCCTCGTAGAAGTCGTGGTACGCGATCGCGCCGGTCGTCACGACGACGTCGACCAGGCCGAACTCGACCATGTCGCGCATGACCTTCCGCAGCCCGCCGGGCGTGAGCGCGCCGGCCCCGCCGAAGAAGATGGTGCACTTCGGGTCGGTCATCGCGTTCTCGAGGACGGAGGCGCACAGGCCGAGCGTCCTCGCTTGGAACGAGATGTGCTTGTACCCGTCCACGAGGTCCGCGACCGTCTTCGTCGTCTCGAGGTCGAGATGCTCGATCGGGACCGTCGTCAGGTCGGCCTTGGTGGGCTTGTTGGTGGGCTTCTTGCTCGGCATGGCCGGCCCAATGGGCGTCTCGGGCAAAAGGGTTCGGTCCTACGACTTCTTCTTCCCTTCGACCGCCTCGGCAATCGCGCGGGACTTCTCTTTCGGCCTCGAGCAGACGGCATACTCGTCGCCGTCGAAGAACACGTCGAGGTCGGGGTTCGCTCGCTGAATGTCCTGGATCCGCTGCATGATGTCTTTGAGGGTGATCGACTCGTCGTTCGGGTCGATCCGCATGATGATGCGCTTCCCACTCTCCGTCCCCACGGCCTGCCCCTCTTCGAAAGCCTGTCGGAACCGTCAGATTCGTCCGACCGTATAAATACTATTCCGGCGCGGTGCCTGTGCGGCAATTCGCCGTCGCGGACGCGAGTTACATTGACGGATGATACTGGGGACCTTACGATTATATACCCTGCTGGAGGGTAGTGACGCGAACCGGTTCAGCGGAGTCGGTCGTGCGAACGATGCAACGGGAGGCACGGGCCTGATGGCGATGAAGCCCACCGGGGGCGCCGTCTCCGAGGCCTGCCGGGTCTGCGGCGGCGAGGTGAACGCGCGCGGCGAGTGCGTCGTCTGCGGCACGAAGCAATCGGCGTCGGCCACGTGGGCGGACGACAAGGCCCCGGCCACGTGGCTCAAACGCGACTCCGAGGCGGGCTTGGGCGGATGGACGGGCGACGCGACGACCGGCGGCGACTCCCGGGACGACGCGCTCCGCAAGTGGCTGGCCGGCGAGGACGACGCGTTCCAGGACTGGATCGGCGTGCCGACGGTCACGGGCGGCTCGAAGCCTGGGCGTGTGACGGAGGGCGTGTCGGACGACAAGCTCCGGGACTTGCGGGCGAAAGGGCTCGAGGCGGACGGCTTGCGCGCCGAGCTCGAGTCGATGCGCGCGACGTTGAACCGCGAGCTCGCGAACTTCCGCTCAGGTCGGTTCGATCCCGTCAAGTACATCGAGGAAACCGCGAACCTCTCGAAGCAGCTCCAGTCGGAGATCGCGAAGCGGAAGGAGCTCGAGCAGGAGATCGAGCACATCAAGAAAGGGTCCATCGCCGTCATCAAGTACGTCAAGTCGCAGCAACTCAAGGCGGGCGCCTCGCCGGAGGCGAGGAAGCGGCTCGATCAGGAAGCGAAGGCGCGAGCGTCGCTCGAAGCGCAGGTCGCGGAGATCCGGGCGGTGAACGACCAGCTCCGGAAGCAGCTGGAAGCGGGCCTCGCGAAGATGAAGCCGGATCAGCGGGAGCTGAAGAAGCGCGAGGTCGATCTGGCGGAGCGGGAGGCGGTGATGCAGGCGAAGGAGGCGCGCCTGGCCTCGGCCGGCGCACGCGAGGGCGACGCTAGCGCGCCGATCGAAGAGCTGAGACGCCGTCTCGAAGAGGAGCTGCGGGAGAAGGAGCAGGAATACTTCCAGAGTGAGGAGGCGTTCAAGAAGCGGATCATCGGCCTCGAAGGGGAAGTCAACAAGCACAAGATCGAGGAGAAAGTCCGCGCGGAGGCGCAGGCCCTTTCCGGAAAGCCGAAGACGGAGATGCAGGGCGTCCTCCAGAAGAAGGAGCAGGACGTCCTTCAGAAGGAGCGGATGATCCTCCTGCGGGAACAGGAGCTCCAGCGGCTCCAGGAGGAGCTCCAGGTCAAAGAGGACGACATCAAGAAGGTGAAGGAGCCCCTCGCGTACAAGGAGGAGGAGCTCCTCCGGCGCGAGGAGGATCTCTTGTACCGCGAGAAGGTCATGCAGGCGGAGCGCCGCAAGATCGAGGACGCGAAGGCGCTCGGCGGCTCGACGGCCGAGCTCGACCTGAAGGCCCGCCTCGAGGAACTGAAGTCGGAGATCACGCAGAAGGAGGAGGAGGTCCGGGCGAAGGAGAAGTACCTCCAGCAGAAGATGGAAGAGCTGCGCGCCCGGGAACAGGGCTTGATCACGGAGGACATCGAGGCCCGGGAACAGGACCTCCAGATCGAGG
Protein-coding regions in this window:
- a CDS encoding ATPase domain-containing protein encodes the protein MAMKPTGGAVSEACRVCGGEVNARGECVVCGTKQSASATWADDKAPATWLKRDSEAGLGGWTGDATTGGDSRDDALRKWLAGEDDAFQDWIGVPTVTGGSKPGRVTEGVSDDKLRDLRAKGLEADGLRAELESMRATLNRELANFRSGRFDPVKYIEETANLSKQLQSEIAKRKELEQEIEHIKKGSIAVIKYVKSQQLKAGASPEARKRLDQEAKARASLEAQVAEIRAVNDQLRKQLEAGLAKMKPDQRELKKREVDLAEREAVMQAKEARLASAGAREGDASAPIEELRRRLEEELREKEQEYFQSEEAFKKRIIGLEGEVNKHKIEEKVRAEAQALSGKPKTEMQGVLQKKEQDVLQKERMILLREQELQRLQEELQVKEDDIKKVKEPLAYKEEELLRREEDLLYREKVMQAERRKIEDAKALGGSTAELDLKARLEELKSEITQKEEEVRAKEKYLQQKMEELRAREQGLITEDIEAREQDLQIEVKQQKVKTGVPRLDDLLFGGIPFGTNASVYGPAYVGKEVVVGIFMAEGLKKGVPILWVLTDKGPGDIREEMSFVLPGYEEYEKLGLVRYIDAYSKSMGAEASDPNTTYIDEPTDHQALLKAVDAKAAEWKKKFPTYRLAFRSVSTLIAYLDPTTTFKFLQPFVGRRKRDRAVAFYVIEKGMHEEQEIQMLGSLMDGSVEFKVEQLKSFMSIKGICDVQSRGWIRYTYTKSNVSVGSFSLDHIK